A stretch of the bacterium genome encodes the following:
- a CDS encoding zinc finger domain-containing protein, producing the protein QKLKAKETKILYSAIKKILTKAIKAKGTSVSDYRRPSGEKGNFAKFLKVYPVRDFTISNGVYHRIGKFCPRCGTKIQRLKFGGRSAHFCQRCQK; encoded by the coding sequence TCAAAAACTAAAAGCAAAAGAAACTAAAATACTTTATTCGGCAATCAAGAAAATTTTAACAAAAGCGATAAAAGCCAAAGGCACCAGCGTTTCCGATTACCGCCGGCCGTCCGGCGAAAAAGGCAATTTCGCGAAATTTCTTAAAGTTTACCCCGTTAGAGATTTTACAATCTCTAACGGGGTTTATCACCGTATCGGAAAATTTTGCCCCCGCTGTGGAACTAAAATTCAGCGCCTCAAATTCGGCGGCCGTTCGGCTCATTTTTGCCAGAGGTGCCAGAAGTAG